The Felis catus isolate Fca126 chromosome X, F.catus_Fca126_mat1.0, whole genome shotgun sequence genome includes a region encoding these proteins:
- the AVPR2 gene encoding vasopressin V2 receptor isoform X2, which yields MASSSTSAVPRPLSRPVPPGNGSKEELSDTRDPLLAQAELALLSTVFVAVALSNGLVLSALVRRGRRGRWAPMHVFIGHLCLADLAVALFQVLPQLAWDATDRFRGPDALCRAVKYLQMVGMYASSYMILAMTLDRHRAICRPMLAYRHGGGARWNRPVLVAWAFSLILSLPQLFIFAQRDVGDGTGVLDCWARFAEPWGLRAYVTWIALMVFVAPALGIAACQVLIFREIHASLVPGPAERARGCRGGRRTGSPSEGARVSAAMAKTVRMTLVIVIVYVLCWAPFFLVQLWSAWDPEAPREGPPFVLLMLLASLNSCTNPWIYAAFSSSVSSELRSLLCWARKRAPPSPGPPEESCATGSSFLAKDTSS from the exons ATGGCATCCAGCAGCACGTCTG ccGTGCCCCGGCCCCTCTCTCGACCTGTTCCACCTGGCAACGGCAGCAAGGAGGAGCTGTCGGATACCCGGGACCCACTGCTGGCCCAGGCGGAATTGGCCCTGCTCTCCACAGTCTTTGTGGCCGTGGCCCTGAGCAATGGCTTGGTGCTGAGCGCCCTAGTGCGCCGGGGCCGGCGGGGTCGCTGGGCGCCCATGCACGTCTTCATTGGCCACTTGTGCCTGGCCGACCTGGCCGTGGCTCTGTTCCAAGTACTGCCCCAGCTGGCATGGGATGCCACCGACCGCTTCCGTGGGCCCGATGCCCTGTGCCGGGCAGTCAAGTACCTGCAGATGGTGGGCATGTACGCCTCCTCCTACATGATCCTGGCCATGACGCTGGATCGCCACCGCGCCATCTGCCGCCCCATGCTGGCATACCGCCACGGAGGCGGAGCCCGCTGGAACCGGCCGGTGCTGGTGGCCTGGGCCTTCTCGCTCATTCTCAGCCTGCCCCAGCTCTTCATCTTCGCCCAGCGTGACGTGGGAGACGGTACTGGGGTCCTTGACTGCTGGGCCCGCTTTGCTGAGCCCTGGGGCCTCCGAGCCTATGTCACCTGGATCGCCTTAATGGTGTTTGTGGCGCCTGCCCTGGGCATCGCTGCCTGCCAGGTGCTCATCTTCCGGGAGATTCACGCCAGCCTGGTGCCGGGGCCGGCAGAGAGGGCCAGGGGCTGCCGTGGGGGGCGCCGGACAGGCAGTCCCAGTGAGGGGGCCCGGGTGTCAGCAGCCATGGCCAAGACCGTGAGGATGACGCTGGTGATCGTGATTGTGTACGTGCTGTGCTGGGCGCCCTTCTTCCTCGTGCAGCTGTGGTCGGCGTGGGACCCCGAGGCGCCCCGGGAAG GGCCCCCCTTCGTGCTGCTGATGTTGCTGGCCAGCCTCAACAGCTGTACCAACCCCTGGATCTATGCCGCCTTCAGCAGCAGCGTCTCCTCTGAGCTGCGCAGCCTGCTCTGCTGGGCCCGGAAACGGGCCCCCCCCAGCCCGGGGCCCCCCGAGGAGTCCTGCGCCACCGGCAGCTCCTTCCTGGCCAAGGACACTTCCTCCTGA
- the AVPR2 gene encoding vasopressin V2 receptor isoform X1, protein MASSSTSGKAPAPGPLPIPHQSLHRDEPAVPRPLSRPVPPGNGSKEELSDTRDPLLAQAELALLSTVFVAVALSNGLVLSALVRRGRRGRWAPMHVFIGHLCLADLAVALFQVLPQLAWDATDRFRGPDALCRAVKYLQMVGMYASSYMILAMTLDRHRAICRPMLAYRHGGGARWNRPVLVAWAFSLILSLPQLFIFAQRDVGDGTGVLDCWARFAEPWGLRAYVTWIALMVFVAPALGIAACQVLIFREIHASLVPGPAERARGCRGGRRTGSPSEGARVSAAMAKTVRMTLVIVIVYVLCWAPFFLVQLWSAWDPEAPREGPPFVLLMLLASLNSCTNPWIYAAFSSSVSSELRSLLCWARKRAPPSPGPPEESCATGSSFLAKDTSS, encoded by the exons ATGGCATCCAGCAGCACGTCTGGTAAGGCTCCAGCCCCTGGGCCcctacccatcccccaccaatCCCTCCACCGGGATGAGCCAG ccGTGCCCCGGCCCCTCTCTCGACCTGTTCCACCTGGCAACGGCAGCAAGGAGGAGCTGTCGGATACCCGGGACCCACTGCTGGCCCAGGCGGAATTGGCCCTGCTCTCCACAGTCTTTGTGGCCGTGGCCCTGAGCAATGGCTTGGTGCTGAGCGCCCTAGTGCGCCGGGGCCGGCGGGGTCGCTGGGCGCCCATGCACGTCTTCATTGGCCACTTGTGCCTGGCCGACCTGGCCGTGGCTCTGTTCCAAGTACTGCCCCAGCTGGCATGGGATGCCACCGACCGCTTCCGTGGGCCCGATGCCCTGTGCCGGGCAGTCAAGTACCTGCAGATGGTGGGCATGTACGCCTCCTCCTACATGATCCTGGCCATGACGCTGGATCGCCACCGCGCCATCTGCCGCCCCATGCTGGCATACCGCCACGGAGGCGGAGCCCGCTGGAACCGGCCGGTGCTGGTGGCCTGGGCCTTCTCGCTCATTCTCAGCCTGCCCCAGCTCTTCATCTTCGCCCAGCGTGACGTGGGAGACGGTACTGGGGTCCTTGACTGCTGGGCCCGCTTTGCTGAGCCCTGGGGCCTCCGAGCCTATGTCACCTGGATCGCCTTAATGGTGTTTGTGGCGCCTGCCCTGGGCATCGCTGCCTGCCAGGTGCTCATCTTCCGGGAGATTCACGCCAGCCTGGTGCCGGGGCCGGCAGAGAGGGCCAGGGGCTGCCGTGGGGGGCGCCGGACAGGCAGTCCCAGTGAGGGGGCCCGGGTGTCAGCAGCCATGGCCAAGACCGTGAGGATGACGCTGGTGATCGTGATTGTGTACGTGCTGTGCTGGGCGCCCTTCTTCCTCGTGCAGCTGTGGTCGGCGTGGGACCCCGAGGCGCCCCGGGAAG GGCCCCCCTTCGTGCTGCTGATGTTGCTGGCCAGCCTCAACAGCTGTACCAACCCCTGGATCTATGCCGCCTTCAGCAGCAGCGTCTCCTCTGAGCTGCGCAGCCTGCTCTGCTGGGCCCGGAAACGGGCCCCCCCCAGCCCGGGGCCCCCCGAGGAGTCCTGCGCCACCGGCAGCTCCTTCCTGGCCAAGGACACTTCCTCCTGA